TGAACCTGCCGGGCTCCACCGGAGGCGTACGGGACGGCCTCGCCGTCCTGGAGCCCCTGCTGACGCACGCCGTCGAGCAGCTCCGGGGCGGCGACCATCCCAGACCCGCTGGTGGTGCGAGCTGAACAGCCCTTCCTGGCCCGTCGAGCTGACGGACGGCGATGTCGCCCTCCGTCCGATAAAGATGCGCGACCAGCGGCCCTGGCGTGAGGTCAACCGGCGCAACCGGGACTGGCTGCGCCCCTGGGAGGCGACCATCCCGCCGCCCACGCCCAGCGGTCCGATCGTGCACCGGCCGACGTACCGTCAGATGGTCCGGCACCTGCGCGCAGAGGCGCACGCCGGGCGCATGCTGCCCTTCGTGATCGAGTACCAGGGGCGGCTCGTCGGGCAGTTGACGGTCGCCGGGATCACCTGGGGATCGATGTGCTCGGGCCATGTCGGCTACTGGGTCGACCAGTCGGTCGCGGGCCGCGGGGTGATGCCCACCGCCGTCGCTCTCGCGGTCGACCATTGCTTCCGGTCGGTCGGGCTGCACCGTATCGAGGTCTGTATTCGCCCCGAGAACGGGCCGAGCCGCAGGGTCGTGGAGAAACTCGGATTCCGCGAGGAGGGGCTTCGTCCACGCTATCTCCACATCGACGGCGCCTGGCGCGATCATCTTGTCTTCGCGCTGACCGCGGAAGAGGTACCGGAAGGGTTGCTTCGGCGCTGGCACCAGGCACGACCCCGGAAGACCGCGTAAATAGAATAAGTGTTTGAAATAATTCGGTGATCGACCGTCTGGGGCCCGACTTGGTCCCTCTGAGGCATTAATTTCACGGTCCCGGTGGCCTGTTGATCGCATCAGTCACAAAAAAAGTTCGAGATATCAGCCAGATCGTGCGACACACCGGCGCAATTGGCAGATGGCCTCAAGCAAACCCCTCTACCGTGTGAGGCGTGAGCAGCAGCGGCCTCATCTACGCAGTCATCGTCGGGGCCTGGGCCGCCTACTTGGTGCCGATGTGGCTCCGTAGGCAGGACGAGCTCAATGAAGCCCGTCCGACGGAACGCTTCAGCACCGCCATCCGGCTCCTGTCCGGACGTGCGGGGATGGAGCGCCGGTACGCCAAGGACCTGCAAGCGCGCTCGCCCGAAGAGGAGGAGTCGCGCGAACCGGACAACGCCACCGGCGCGGTGGACGTCCGGGCCTTCGTCGCGCCCCCACTTCGACAGGGCGGCCCGGAAGAGCGGCCTGAACCGCAGGTCAAGGCGCAGGCCAAGCCCCCGGCGCAGCAGCCCCCGGCACGGTCCCAGGCACAGCCCGCGGCGAAGCCCCCGGCGAGGCCTTCCGTGAAGGCCAAACTGAACCCCCAGGCGCAGGCACAAGCGCAGGCGCACGCACCGGCGCAGGCGCACCCCCAGGCGAAGGCCCCGGTCCCGACCCCGGCCCCGTCCGGGGCGCGCCCCCAGCAGTCGCCCGCCCAGCGGGCCGCATCGGCGGAAGCCGCCGCGCGCGCCCGGCGCACGAAGGTGCTCGCGCGCCGACGGCGCACGACGGTGATGCTGTTCATCGCCTTCACGATCGGCACGGTCGTCGCCGCTGTCGGCGGACTCGCGTTCCTCTGGGCGCCCGCGGGGCCGGCCGCGCTGCTGAGCGCGTACATCGTGTACCTGCGGGGCCAGGAGCGGCGCCGCTTCACCTACACCATGGACCGGCGCCGGGCCGAGGTCGCCGCACAGCGGCTGCGGGAGCGTCAGCCGCGCCGACGTGCGCCGGGCGGCGCGGACGCGGTCGTCGACGACGCGGAGGAAGGACCGGCCGTCGAGACGGAGACCGGCCTCTCCGCACTCGCCGCCGACCGCCGCGCCCTGGTCGAGCAGACCGACCACGCGGAGTGGGTGGACCAGCAGCGTGAGCGGCAGCGGCGCCCGGGCCACGGCGACAGCTGGGACCCGGTACCGGTGCCCCTGCCGACGTACGTGACCGCGCCGGTCGCCCCGCGGGCCACCGGTGACGTCGACTTGGGCGCGCCCGACGCCTGGAGCTCGGCGCGGTCGAGCTCCGTCGAGCCCACCGCCGACGAGGCGGACGAGGACGAGTACGCCGAGTACGCCGAGGGCGCGGAAGGCGCCGACGGCGTGGACGGGGTCGGCGGTCGCAGTGACGCACGGCGGGCGGCGTCCGCGCGCCGGGCCCGCGAGCGCGGGCGTACGCCGCTCTTCGATCAGTACGACGACGGGCAGCGGCCACGGGCCGCCAACGAGTGAGGTCCGACCAGCCAGGTGACCAGCCAGGAACGGATTTCCGAGCACCCGGATCGGGATGCTAGAGTTTCACTCGTTGCAAGGGCCTGTGGCGCAGTCTGGTAGCGCACCTCGTTCGCATCGAGGGGGTCTGGGGTTCAAATCCCCACAGGTCCACTGCACATGAGATCCCGTCCAGTTCATCGAACTGGGCGGGATCTTTGCTGTGCCTCAAGAATGAAGCGCCGGAGAACTACAGCGGCTTCACGTAGCAGCGGCTCAGGTCCTCGAAGCGGTAGTGGCCGAACTTCGCGGGGGCCGGGGTGTATCCGGTCGACGTGTAGAGGGCTATGGCCTCCGGCTGCTTCGTGCCCGTCTCCAGGACCATGCGCGTACGCCCCGCCGCCCTCGCGTGGTCCTCCAGGGCCGCCAGGATGAGGCGGGCCAGGCCGAGGCCGCGGGCCTCCGGGGTGACGTACATGCGCTTGATCTCGGCGTCGCCGACCGCGTAGCCCTCGTCGTTCTCCTCGTGACCGCGCCAGCCGCCGGTGGCCAGCGGGGTGCCGTTCTCGTCGTAGGCGAGGAGATACAGACCGCGCGGCGCCGCGAACATGGCCGGGTCGAGGGGTGTGACGTCGCCCTCGTCGCCGTACCGCTCCGCGTATTCGAGCTGGACGCGGTCGTTGAGCTTGACCGCGTCGGGGTGGTCGAAGGGGGTGGGGCGCAGCTCTATGGTGGCCCGCTGCGACGGTGACTGAATACTCATGCGAATCATCGTACTTCTATGCGGCGGTGTGGCGGTATCCGTTTAAGTGTGCCGGTATCGTTCCCGGATGCTCACTGTGACCTCTGTGAATGTGAACGGGCTGCGCGCCGCCGCCAAGAAGGGCTTCGTCGAGTGGCTGGCCGAGACCTCGGCCGACGTGCTCTGCCTCCAGGAGGTGCGGGCCGAGTCCCAGCAGCTCCCGGAAGAAGTGCGGGAGCCCGAGGGCTGGCACGTCGTGCACGCGCCGGCCGCCGCCAAGGGGCGTGCGGGCGTCTCCCTCTATACGCGCCGTGAGCCGGACCGCGTACAGATCGGATTCGGGTCGCAGGAGTTCGACGGCAGCGGGCGCTACGTCGAGGCCGATCTGCCCGGTCTCACGGTCGCGAGCCTGTATCTGCCCTCGGGTGAGGTCGGTACGGAGCGGCAGGACGAGAAGATCCGCTTCATGGGGGAGTTCCTCACCTACCTGAAGGGGCTCAAGCAGCGGGCCGCCGCCGAGGGGCGCCAGGTCGTGGTCTGCGGAGACTGGAACATCGCGCACCAGGAGGCCGACCTCAAGAACTGGAAGGGCAACAAGAAGAACTCGGGCTTCCTGCCCGAGGAGCGTGCCTGGCTCAGCGAGGTCTTCGAGGGGGACGCCGGGTACGTCGACGTGGTGCGGGCGCTGCATCCTGATGTCGAGGGGCCCTACTCCTGGTGGTCCTACCGGGGGCGTGCCTTCGACAACGACACGGGCTGGCGGATCGACTACCACGTGGCGACGCCGGGGCTCGCGGAGCGCGCGGTCAAGGCGTTCGTCGAGCGGGCGGCCACGCATGAGCAGCGGTGGTCGGACCATGCACCCGTCACGGTGGTCTACGACATGTGATGCCGCGCGGCGCCATGGCATGTTGCGAGCGCGTACCTGACAATGTCTCAACTGTCAGCCGTGTGGGGGAGACTTCATGTCCGGTATGTCGAGGCCGTCTCGTCGAGGTGTGCTGCTCGGGGCTCTGGGTGCCGGGATCGGCGCCGGTCTTCCGCTGGCCGCCGCGTCGCCCGCCGGCGCCGCCGGAGGGGTACCCCGGGGAACACCGCCGGTGCTCCTCACCGAGCAGGCGACGCAGCGGATCCTCGTGCTCGATCCGCGCCGCAGGGTCTGGGACCCGCAGGGTGATCCGTCGGTCGTGCGGTGGGAGTTCTCGCCGATGCGGCGCAAGGGGTACGAGGACCTGCGGCCGGAAGACAGCTGGGTGTATCCGAGCGAGTCGAAGGTGCGCAGACACAAGGGCCGTACGTTCGTCCTGACCACCGCGTCCTTCGGTTTCACCGCCGTCGTCCACTACCCCTCCGGCAAGCGCTACTGGGGCGCGGCGATCGGCGCGGGCGACGACCTCTTCAATCCGCACAGCGCGGAGATCCTGCCGGACGGCAATGTCGCGGTGGCGTGCAGCACGGGTGCGCAGGTCAGGCTGTACGCGGCCTCGCAGGGACCGCATGCCTCGCGGTACGCGGAGGCGGAGCTGAAGGGTGCGCACGGGCTGCACTGGGACAGGGTGCGCGAGGTGCTGTGGGCCATCGGCGACGACGAGCTGGTCACCTATGCCGTGGGCGGCACGCGGGCCCGGCCCACGCTGACGCGCCGGTCGTCGCGCGGCCTCCCGGTCGGGACGCCGGGCAGGACCCCGGGCGGCCATGACCTCTTCCCCGTGGCCGGGCGCCCCGGGCGGCTCTGGGTGACGACGAACGCGTCCGTCTTCCAGTACGACATCGGCCGCGAGTCCTTCGAGCAGGACTTCGCCGGGCACGAGCAGATCGCCCGGAAGTCGGTGAAGGCCGTCGGCGACGATCCGCGGACGGGGCAGGTTGTCAGCACCGTGCCGGAGAGCGGTCTCGAGGAGACCTGGTGGACGACCAAGGTGAGCGTGCATCGGCCGGAGAGCGAGTACAAGCTGGTGGACGGCGGGATCTACAAGGCGCGGTGGTTCCTGCCGCGGTAAGGGAGGGTGTCGGGCCGTCGGGCTGTCGGCCCGTCAGGTCGTCAAGTCGGCAAGGCCGTCAGGTCTCTTCCGGCTTCTCCGAGGCCAGGCGGCGGTCCAGGGCCATCGACAGTTCCGCCTCCACCACGCTCTTCGCCAGCGGGCGAAGGCGTGCGATGTTCACGTCGTCCGCGTCGGCCGCGGTG
This Streptomyces sp. NBC_01283 DNA region includes the following protein-coding sequences:
- a CDS encoding DUF6528 family protein, yielding MSGMSRPSRRGVLLGALGAGIGAGLPLAAASPAGAAGGVPRGTPPVLLTEQATQRILVLDPRRRVWDPQGDPSVVRWEFSPMRRKGYEDLRPEDSWVYPSESKVRRHKGRTFVLTTASFGFTAVVHYPSGKRYWGAAIGAGDDLFNPHSAEILPDGNVAVACSTGAQVRLYAASQGPHASRYAEAELKGAHGLHWDRVREVLWAIGDDELVTYAVGGTRARPTLTRRSSRGLPVGTPGRTPGGHDLFPVAGRPGRLWVTTNASVFQYDIGRESFEQDFAGHEQIARKSVKAVGDDPRTGQVVSTVPESGLEETWWTTKVSVHRPESEYKLVDGGIYKARWFLPR
- the glpR gene encoding gephyrin-like molybdotransferase receptor GlpR yields the protein MSSSGLIYAVIVGAWAAYLVPMWLRRQDELNEARPTERFSTAIRLLSGRAGMERRYAKDLQARSPEEEESREPDNATGAVDVRAFVAPPLRQGGPEERPEPQVKAQAKPPAQQPPARSQAQPAAKPPARPSVKAKLNPQAQAQAQAHAPAQAHPQAKAPVPTPAPSGARPQQSPAQRAASAEAAARARRTKVLARRRRTTVMLFIAFTIGTVVAAVGGLAFLWAPAGPAALLSAYIVYLRGQERRRFTYTMDRRRAEVAAQRLRERQPRRRAPGGADAVVDDAEEGPAVETETGLSALAADRRALVEQTDHAEWVDQQRERQRRPGHGDSWDPVPVPLPTYVTAPVAPRATGDVDLGAPDAWSSARSSSVEPTADEADEDEYAEYAEGAEGADGVDGVGGRSDARRAASARRARERGRTPLFDQYDDGQRPRAANE
- a CDS encoding exodeoxyribonuclease III → MLTVTSVNVNGLRAAAKKGFVEWLAETSADVLCLQEVRAESQQLPEEVREPEGWHVVHAPAAAKGRAGVSLYTRREPDRVQIGFGSQEFDGSGRYVEADLPGLTVASLYLPSGEVGTERQDEKIRFMGEFLTYLKGLKQRAAAEGRQVVVCGDWNIAHQEADLKNWKGNKKNSGFLPEERAWLSEVFEGDAGYVDVVRALHPDVEGPYSWWSYRGRAFDNDTGWRIDYHVATPGLAERAVKAFVERAATHEQRWSDHAPVTVVYDM
- a CDS encoding GNAT family N-acetyltransferase; protein product: MSIQSPSQRATIELRPTPFDHPDAVKLNDRVQLEYAERYGDEGDVTPLDPAMFAAPRGLYLLAYDENGTPLATGGWRGHEENDEGYAVGDAEIKRMYVTPEARGLGLARLILAALEDHARAAGRTRMVLETGTKQPEAIALYTSTGYTPAPAKFGHYRFEDLSRCYVKPL
- a CDS encoding GNAT family N-acetyltransferase → MNSPSWPVELTDGDVALRPIKMRDQRPWREVNRRNRDWLRPWEATIPPPTPSGPIVHRPTYRQMVRHLRAEAHAGRMLPFVIEYQGRLVGQLTVAGITWGSMCSGHVGYWVDQSVAGRGVMPTAVALAVDHCFRSVGLHRIEVCIRPENGPSRRVVEKLGFREEGLRPRYLHIDGAWRDHLVFALTAEEVPEGLLRRWHQARPRKTA